From a single Brassica rapa cultivar Chiifu-401-42 chromosome A01, CAAS_Brap_v3.01, whole genome shotgun sequence genomic region:
- the LOC103866066 gene encoding uncharacterized protein LOC103866066: MVFNGGSVMSVALLSADIWQRARMIPPSDRISSREMLDLVCLFPLQELGRFAVWFLTVLCLPPPGLLYPEVDEEEEDDRDDHAFAYRSSSASIATYQNHFHLHFE; the protein is encoded by the coding sequence ATGGTGTTCAACGGCGGGAGTGTTATGTCGGTAGCCCTTTTGTCGGCTGATATTTGGCAGCGAGCAAGGATGATACCACCGTCGGACCGCATAAGCAGCCGGGAAATGCTTGACCTTGTCTGCTTATTCCCGCTACAGGAACTGGGTCGATTCGCTGTGTGGTTTTTGACCGTTCTCTGTCTTCCTCCGCCAGGTTTGCTTTATCCTGAAgttgacgaagaagaagaagacgatcgTGATGATCACGCTTTCGCTTATAGATCATCTTCAGCTAGCATCGCTACATATCAGAATCACTTCCATCTGCATTTTGAGTGA